The DNA window CGTATGGAAGCCCAGATCTCGATGCAGATATGCGTCCACTGCATATTTGTTCCGTTTTGTGCAGGACTGTGAGGACATCATCATTAACAGCATGTGTTCAGCTGCACCTTCAGAAGTCAAGCCCCTCGGACCACAATCATCCTCAGACTcactaaaaaaatatacaaaaataaaaaaaaaaccctcctcTTTGTCACTACTCTCTGCTTTTGCAAACACATCACAAACTCTGAAGCGGCTGCTCACGCACCGCTGCGTTTTTTTAGATTCTCGAGAAAAGCGTTTGCTGCTGTGTCCGACAGAAAGGTACAGGATGTTACTCGTCGTCACAGTCAATCCTCACAGCGCTCTGGATGACTcttcatattttatgttttccAACTCTTTCTGAAATGGCTTTATTGTTTGATTgtaagtgtgactgtgtgtgtttttgtttgttctcATTCATTTTTGAAAGGTTGTTTAACTACACCAGCAAAGTCGAGATTACAGTGTGACACATTGGGTTGCAGGGAATCAATTCTATCTATAAACCTGAGGTGTGGATTTCATATTCATTGTCAGGTTTGAGTTTGAGTCAATTAGAAAACCTCCAGTGTGTCTCATTTTAGTCGTGTTCGCCagtaaactgttttatttttgcagTAATTCCAACAAAAGTATTAGGTAGGTTAACTTAAGTATTATCACAGCAAGAATAGTGTTTTAATGAAGGAGAAACAACATTTGATCAACAAAATTGTACCTTTTTCTTTACTTAGTCAGCAAAATGACAAATATGCCTATACATGTTGGGACTTTATCTGTTTTGTCAGAAGTCGCTCAATGCCTCTTCCTTATGTAGTATTTTGCCAGTTAATGTCCTGAAGGTGTTACCAAAGGTTGCAACAAGAGGATGAGAAACATGATCACTGAAATAGAAGTGGGCAAAAATCTTCACCTGGGTTTAACAGAAATTGCAAAACGTTTCCTTGTACGGTGTTCGTAAAAAATCGGAACAGTCTGGGTAGTTTGAAAGAGGATTTACTCTCAAATGTTTGCCTTTTGTAGCCAATTAGGCCTCAGGTTGTTGTAAACAAACTCTAAAACTGTTAttgtaatgaacacttaagccCAGGTCTGGAGAAGGAGTTTGTCCATTTCTATGCTTTTTATGttaatgaagaagaaaaaactttctttttttttctagagATGTGAATATGTTTTCCCTTAAGAGGGCCAACTGTACAGTATACGACAGactatttgtgtttgttttggggGGATTTGGGGAGGGGGGCTGAGTTACATGGTGCATTATGGGAGCTCCATGAGTTTTGAATAAGTAGAGCAGGAATGTTAGTGTTCCTCTGTGTACTATCTTGGGTTGGGGTGATTTATTTTAGGTCTATCCCATAACTATCGTGGGAGCTAGAAGCTGCAACAAAGAAAGACCTCCCTTGCTTTCAATCTCAGTAGCTGTAACACATGATATAATCTGTACAGATCtccttttacactttttttaatgacaCTTGACTTGTATGTATATGTTGTAATGTCAGatggaagattttttttctctcgcaGCAGTCTGAGCTCGAACCTTTTCTGGGTTTCTTCGCACTGTGCTGTCATTCTTTTGTCGGGATTCTCTTCTCGTCATGGGTGAGACCCTCTTCATTAGCCCAACATACACAAAAAGAGATCGGATGCTTTCACGATGACCTATGCATGCTCCATGGACATTAATACTCCATCTGTTGAGATAGTTTGTGTAAATATAAAAAGCTGGCATAGCAGTCTGTGTGACGAGCGAAAGACTTGTTGAAATGCCTTCTGGAAACCTTTTTGCCAAAAATGATATGTCCTACCAGCAACTAACTGTAGGTGTGATTTTtctaatttgtatttttgttgctaGGACTAAGTTATATATAACTGCACTCATTAGAGGAGAAACAGTAGTCATTGGTAGTATTTTAGTCCTGTGTCTGACCCGGAGTGATTTGTCTTTGTATGGCCAGGGCATTCACATTGTTGTCATACAGTCACTTATTCACTTGCACCCTCTTGTGGAGGAAACTAGAAGCTGCAACTCTTGGGTAACCTCAGCTTTGAGCACCACAGTATCAGAATATATGAACATGTTAACACGACTACTGTGTCTTCTGTTACTAAACCCTGACATACTGTTGACATGTTTGTCCCACTCCCTGCATGTGTTTGTGAAGAGTGGGTactgctctttctctctgtttacaCTGTTGTCCGAGCGTCACCAACAGGGAGATACTAGTATACACAACACTGTATATCTGTAAAGAGCAAACTTGTTTGGTGATTACATTTaactaaaaaaagaagaaaaaaaaaagggaaaaaagctgtGACATTGCGAGACAGTCTGGATGTAAATAAAGAAGCGCTTGCCAAAGTTTGTAAATGCCATGATATCTTTAAGtgtcttttttcacttttatgaCCACAACACATCAACGTAGAGGCACTTTTTGTGCATATAAGAGAAACTTTATTTACCTCTAAAGGTAAATGATATGAGATTGTTTTAGGTGCTTTGCTGCCAACGATgtacatataaataaatgtgttaaaCCGAGCCTCTTAAACCTACATTACGTCTAAATGTGTGACAGGGTGGTAATATGCTTTAAAAATACCATTTCAAATTAATGTTGGGATGcttttttgatattttattaaaagaaaacaagttTCATACTCTATTCCTAAAGCTACAAACTGGAGAACTGATCCTTTAATATGTGATGTTTCTGCCATTGCTCCATACGAagacaaactaaataaaaataagtcTGGTTTATATCTGGTTTAGCAACGCTAGCTTGACAAGATTCAGCATTCTGTAGAAATAATATCTTAGAATCAGTGATAGCACGTTAACACTGCACATTTACAAGTAAATCCTCGTATTTTAAATttgcaattaatcgtgattaatcacaGCCCATGACTGATAAACTTTATTACATTtgttaatcgattgacagcacTAGTACATGTCCAGTAAATGTCATTGGTATTAAGTAAGATATTAGGCAGTTGAAGTGCCTCTTGTTTCCACATCTAAAGGTTATAAAAGTTACTTTTTGCAAAGTTTATCACGAAGTGAACTGGGTTGAATTTTTAATCAATGAAGTCATGAGACAGAACTAAAAAAGGGGGCAAAATTCTTCAGGATACATTtagctatttattttatatgtaatataacttcATACATAACGCTGTATGTTCTGCTGCAGGGATCACAAATTTATATTTGATGAGTAATCCACAAAGGAACATGTATTACACGTTTTGCCTCTGACACCCAGGTGTGTTTCTCCTCATTCACCATGTGGAGATACACAAAACAGTGTGTTTAGTTAGTGTTTGATACATACAGTCCTGGATTGACAATACAATAACAGAATTAATGGAGACATCCTTTCATTTTACTTCATCTACTTTTAATTGGCCTTGTCAACAGCAGCTTTAAAGTAGAGGATTGTTTAGCTGCCTGTTGTGCTGGAGTTTTGGGGTCTTAATGCACTTTGGTTCAATTTAAGAACAGAAGTGTTTGCCTAAACTGTTCCCTACTAAAGATCTGGAGGATATATGCAGATTATTTCATTTGGAACAATTTCTAGCTATTTTCTTTTACTAACttcatacagtatacatatcatatcatatgtaAATCAAGGCACAACGCATACTTATTAGTTTTGTAAGTTTCTATAGGTAAAAGGTTAAATCTATCAATCTTTTCAACTTTCAGTGTACGGTAGATATTATATAGTTCTTGCTGTGTGCTAATTCATCACAGTATGAGCTGACTTGATGAGGACATATACTGGTATTCCAGTTCTGCAGACAGCTGTGCTTTTACCCCTACCATCAAAACAACATATCCCTGGCCTGTCTAACCTACCTGACTCCGTAATTATGGTAAATGAtaaaactgatttaaaaaaatgatgtgactttaataaaggtaTTATACTCTAACACGTAAAGCCCAAAATTACTCAAATGCAGCCTTTGATATCCACAGCAGCACTCCTTAAATGACATCAAatgaaggttgttttttttcccatattGCAAATCGATTAGCAGTGGGATCTTATAAGGCAGTATCCAATTATGCAAATAGTTGTGCAGCCCTGCTAAATTACCCCATCACTAAAAGAACACTTTCATACTCCGAGTCTGTATATTGTAAATTTATAGTGAGTTAAATTTCCTGCACGAGCAAGGCGTTTCTCAGAAGGTGGCAGACAGGCATTTTATTGTTCACTGACCTCACCACAAGGAAGCAGGTGGAGGCCCTTTCCACAGCGTATTGCAGCGTTGGTGTAATGTTGACTGCAGACCACCTCAGAAAGAGCCTCTTTCACTCTGCTGCTCTGCTATTCTCCCAACAACCCTCACATGGAGAAGTTTGGTGGGTGGGGGAGGTTAAGGGGCCTCAGTGCGGTCGTCACACCCCTttagagaagaggaggaggagggaaaggaGGCTGTGTGAAGTAAGCCATTCAGCTAGTTTAACCATCTAGCTGTGAAGGTTACCCACCCAGACCACGGGCAGACCTTGGCTACGTACGAGCCCCCCTCTGGGCACTGGGTTCACTTCTCTCCCTAAAGACATCTGCGTACAGAATACTCGCCCAAACCCTGGGAGGCCCGGGCCGGGGTGGAGATTTACTGACTTAATGTGGGGAGACAAGGCGGGGCAGGCTGCTTCGGAACAAACTGTTCACTGCCTCCAGGCGCTGCAGTAAAACTTTTAGGCAAACCAGGAAGACTACATTATATTGCTATGAATATGAGCACGCCATCACTACTGGCCACAAGATTCCTGTCATATTGCCTTTTCTTCAGCTCTGCCAAGCAGATAACAGATACCTCAGGGAGAAGCTGTTCAAGCACGCTGCATTGCAGATCCTATAAAcagttgtctctctgtctaatgAGACTGAAACAAACATGTTAACGCTCAGAACAGTATGAATGAAGAAACAACTCTGAACAGAAATATCACTCTTTAATacctcttaaaaaagaaaagaaaaggcagCCAACGGCTCCAGCTTGTTTCCAGTATCATTTTAAACATCTTCACTAAGGAAGACTTATGgctcaagttttttttcttttttcttttgttatttcAAGACACAAacttcttttattttaattttaaaattgttGCGAGTATAAATATCGTTTGGCTCCTGAAAGAATAAGTCAATGGCAGCAATACAAACAGTAGTCCACAATCTGACACCTCCATGACTCATAATTCGTCTAGACATGACAGAGTCACAGTTACAGACTCCTAAGTCATTAGTACTCAGAACTACTGAGCAAAGAGATTTTCAGCTGGAAGAATGTATGCATCAGCACACATTTGCTCTGTCAAAGTAACCATGAGCAAGCTGATGCTGTTCTTAAGCTGATCCTGACCTCTTTCTGCCAAATACAAGGGCAAGAATTTCAGTGTATGGATCACAAAAGTACTATATTATTGTTCACATTATTCTGTGTGAGTATTCATTAGTCCAGGCAGTATTTGAGGCACGGACAGGCCTCTAGGTGCTGTTGGCCTGCTCTTGTTCAAAAAGAGCCATAGCTAGATGTGAGCGTGACCCCAGACCCTCCAGGTTGCTGAGGACACAGCGGTGGTAGATATCCTCACTGAATCGGGGGTTGCACGCTCGCCGCACGTATTTCTGGATCAGCGCCGGCTCTACAGCTCTGAACACATGTAGACCCGAGTAACGGACAAATATGTCGTACACGTCCATGCTTTCCAGCAGCTCCTCGTTGTCCAAGATGTCAGCAGCCATCTTCGTCCGTGCGGTCATGTAGTCCGCATTGTAAAAGCAAGCCTCGTCGAAGACGTGGCGGTCAAAGTGGCCGTCTCGCAGCGACTCAGAAGCAAAAGAGGAGGAGGCAGCGGAGGGCTGCTGGTCGCGGTACATGACAGCAGGACTGTACTCTTGGAAGTGGATGGGGAAGAACACCTGCCAGTTGCTGATGGCGTTCATTCTGCAACGATTCAGGAAGTCAGCATTGACCTCTGTCCACACGCCGGCCAGGAAAAACAGCGTGTCCACTGGGTGCTTCTTAGAGATGATGTCCATCAGCTTGACCTGCGAGGGCACCTCCGTCTTCACGCTGATCCAGGGGATCTTCACGTCTCCGTAGCGCTTCTCCACCTCCCCGATCATGGCCTTAATGCCAGCAAACACATCAGTCTGGCTGACTCGCTGTGCATCAAAGGGATCATAGATGAACAGGAACGTGAGTAAAACATTGTCATGGGTGTCCAACGTGTTCATCACATACATGTCGAGGAAGTTACCAACATAGTCCTGGTCCTGGGCAGTGACAGGTAGGATGACCTGCACCCGTGTTGCCTCTGTCACATAGGGCATGGGGATAATCTCAACTGCACTAAGAGGTCGCAATAAGTTAACCCGTTTGGCAATGACTTGACTGTGGCCTTTCTGGGTGTACACCTCCAGCGCAAGGTCCAGCATATACTCCATACCACGCGTGGGATCAAAGCGCCTGTAACCGTTAAGTAGACGCCTCTTGCGGAAGCGTAGCTGGGGCTGGTAGCGTTCATTCAGACGCCCTACTGCAATCTCCAGAACTGCATTTACATCCGCACGGTCAGCCCCTCTCATCTCACACTTGGGCGAGCTGTCAATGCACGAGTAAATATGCTCTTCAGTGAAGTACTCCCAGTTTATAACCTCAAAACGGGATCTTGGTTTGAAGGGAGGGTTGATTCCGATAGGCCACGTGACTCCAGCCTTACCCTCTGGTGTCAGGTCACTCAGGTTGTTGATCTGCACCTGATGAGTACACACAAagatatgtcaaaaaaaggaacacactgtctagtgtgtaaacATTTGCGTTTATGACTTATGTAATTGCTCTGTGGTGTAAAGTATATTTAAAGTTAAGTCAACACAGAGCTAATGAACTATCATTAGCAGCTACTTCAATTACATATTAATGCTTCGCGGGCAGATCGTATACACAAAGATTATGATACTGGAATGTAACACTTCATGCCCTAGCAAAACACCCAATCCCTTGTCTTGGCTTTTCTGACgtttttaaatattgtattaGTCAGGAATGTCTGCCTTGGCTCAAAAAGTAGGTGTGTTGAAGAGGAGAACAAACAGTATACATTCACACAGAACTCATCAAAGAAGCAGCCCACTGATACTGTCCCATCTGATAAAAATGGCTAGTTGTTTCTAGTTGATAGAAAGCAGTGTTAAGTATTACAAACCTGCAGCTGTTGTATCTGTAGGTAAGTCCATTCCAGCTCTATCTGGCTGAAGCGTTTGTGTAGGCGGTACATGAGATTTGGTTCTGATATAGGATGGACTGTGAAGGCATTTTTAAACGGTATGCTATCTTCACGCTCTGGATCTGCGTTTTTTCCGAGCTCAAAGTAACGATAGGTCATCTCCTGTGAGCCACACAAACATTGACAAAGACAGGAGATGTTAGTTTTGATAATCTGCCAGTAAAACTGTcaaatgtaaattaaa is part of the Sander lucioperca isolate FBNREF2018 chromosome 23, SLUC_FBN_1.2, whole genome shotgun sequence genome and encodes:
- the chpf2 gene encoding chondroitin sulfate glucuronyltransferase, producing MRLSSFLAVFRPALPLILGLSLGCSLSLLMVSWTQGDTDDSCGDELGNARLFMGRAAAQRDSRDEAADEDVQPRIVPYHKDPNKPHKKVLRTRYIHTELGIRERLLVGVLTSRATLNTLAVAVNRTVAHRFHRTFFFTGLRSPKVPHGMTVVAHGDDRPVWLMYETVRHLHQHYGSDYDWFLLAQDDTYMQADRLSELVGHLSAGQDLYMGRAEEFIGGEEKARYCHGGYGYLLSRSLLARLQPHLDTCRNDILSVRPDEWLGRCIIDYLGLSCVEVHQEMTYRYFELGKNADPEREDSIPFKNAFTVHPISEPNLMYRLHKRFSQIELEWTYLQIQQLQVQINNLSDLTPEGKAGVTWPIGINPPFKPRSRFEVINWEYFTEEHIYSCIDSSPKCEMRGADRADVNAVLEIAVGRLNERYQPQLRFRKRRLLNGYRRFDPTRGMEYMLDLALEVYTQKGHSQVIAKRVNLLRPLSAVEIIPMPYVTEATRVQVILPVTAQDQDYVGNFLDMYVMNTLDTHDNVLLTFLFIYDPFDAQRVSQTDVFAGIKAMIGEVEKRYGDVKIPWISVKTEVPSQVKLMDIISKKHPVDTLFFLAGVWTEVNADFLNRCRMNAISNWQVFFPIHFQEYSPAVMYRDQQPSAASSSFASESLRDGHFDRHVFDEACFYNADYMTARTKMAADILDNEELLESMDVYDIFVRYSGLHVFRAVEPALIQKYVRRACNPRFSEDIYHRCVLSNLEGLGSRSHLAMALFEQEQANST